The following are from one region of the Salvia hispanica cultivar TCC Black 2014 chromosome 1, UniMelb_Shisp_WGS_1.0, whole genome shotgun sequence genome:
- the LOC125201097 gene encoding protein RESTRICTED TEV MOVEMENT 2-like: MAMRGRGVAGVWPVYEDFKPNSEWQQDVHSHSLIISIPGFMREQLRVSTEGRNIVRVRGERLIAGNKWSRFLEDFEVPENSDMNSIRAKFHDGALTITIPKKTIDKPHHEAREEEKQKHVEDRGKEASSSKTKLAGAEREEAAKEERMKELPAKEKGKEGKGKEGIESSGSEDGAFTKAVKGGKKKEVIESSGAIAKAVKGVAELNEERKLMVNMGVAVLVIVSFSAYVTYKFVAGDDKK; the protein is encoded by the exons ATGGCGATGAGGGGTCGAGGCGTCGCTGGGGTTTGGCCGGTGTACGAAGATTTCAAGCCCAACTCGGAATGGCAACAAGATGTTCATTCCCATAGCCTCATTATTTCTATCCCTG GTTTCATGAGAGAGCAACTTAGGGTTTCGACAGAAGGCCGTAACATCGTTAGGGTTCGTGGGGAGCGACTCATTGCCGGCAACAAATGGAGCCGTTTCCTCGAGGATTTCGAGGTTCCTGAGAATTCCGACATGAACTCAATTCGAGCCAAGTTCCACGATGGCGCTCTCACCATCACAATACCAAAAAAGACAATCGACAAGCCTCATCATGAGGCTCGCGAAgaagagaaacaaaaacatgTTGAGGACCGGGGCAAGGAAGCTAGCTCATCGAAAACAAAGCTGGCCGGAGCTGAGAGAGAGGAAGCTGCAAAGGAAGAGAGGATGAAAGAACTTCCAGCcaaggaaaagggaaaagaaggAAAAGGAAAGGAAGGAATCGAGTCGAGTGGAAGTGAAGATGGAGCTTTCACCAAGGCAGTGAAAggaggaaagaaaaaagaggtaATCGAGTCGAGTGGAGCGATTGCGAAAGCAGTGAAAGGCGTGGCTGAGCTGAATGAAGAGAGGAAGTTGATGGTGAATATGGGGGTGGCTGTGCTTGTAATCGTCTCGTTTAGTGCTTATGTCACCTACAAGTTTGTAGCAGGAGACGATAAGAAATAG